One part of the Podarcis muralis chromosome 3, rPodMur119.hap1.1, whole genome shotgun sequence genome encodes these proteins:
- the GJA10 gene encoding gap junction alpha-10 protein, which translates to MTMGDWNLLGSILEEVHIHSTIVGKIWLTILFIFRMLVLGVAAEDVWDDEQAEFICNTEQPGCSNICYDKAFPISLIRYWVLQVIFVSSPSLVYMGHALYRLRALEKERQRKKAHLKAQLEEIELILEEHRRIERELRKLEEQKKVNKAPLQGALLWTYILHILTRSVLEVGFMVGQYLLYGFQMYPLYKCTRPPCPNTVDCFVSRPTEKTIFMVFMHSIAAVSLFLNVLEIVHLGVKKIKKTLCGTLKEELVATDNDINFSKKNSVIQQICIMSNSSPQGSFKFMPDQQVGLPAYLAPEEGFTPAEQNQNPINAEQQWCSNQRSRPNQHQGQLHHLCRHLEHPNECDQHHRQLPRHLQNLMGQRHDYQQQNESSSSEDVQKPSQQGTNSYRKNEQHPLEHSKNPQHGPKPCIISSHMDSPQGILRKHSRALSCKDLGTDRCDSPDSGRHQNRKSSFLSRVLSESQLDTDSDTSDSRNGSGSDAKHRDDSSLPNTPPLPSAMGRRMSMASRPKRPSFYTLLV; encoded by the coding sequence ATGACTATGGGGGACTGGAACTTGCTGGGCAGCATTCTAGAAGAAGTACACATCCATTCTACCATAGTGGGCAAAATCTGGCTCACCATCCTTTTCATATTTCGAATGCTAGTTCTTGGTGTTGCAGCTGAAGATGTCTGGGATGATGAGCAAGCAGAGTTCATTTGCAACACAGAGCAGCCTGGCTGCAGCAATATCTGCTATGACAAAGCTTTTCCCATCTCCCTGATCCGTTACTGGGTGCTACAGGTAATTTTTGTTTCATCTCCTTCCCTCGTTTATATGGGTCATGCCCTTTACAGACTCCGGGCCCTTGAGAAAGAGAGGCAGCGGAAGAAAGCTCACCTCAAAGCACAGCTGGAAGAGATCGAGCTTATATTGGAAGAACACAGGAGAATAGAGAGGGAATTGAGGAAGTTGGAAGAACAAAAGAAAGTAAACAAGGCACCCTTGCAAGGGGCCTTGCTGTGGACCTACATCCTGCATATCCTGACCCGGTCAGTCTTAGAAGTGGGTTTTATGGTGGGTCAGTATCTTTTATATGGGTTTCAAATGTATCCACTTTATAAATGCACTCGCCCACCATGTCCTAACACTGTGGATTGTTTTGTATCTAGACCAACGGAGAAAACTATCTTCATGGTTTTCATGCACAGTATTGCAGCAGTTTCTCTCTTTCTGAATGTTTTAGAGATTGTCCACTTGGGGGTAAAGAAGATTAAAAAGACCCTTTGTGGGACGCTCAAGGAGGAGCTTGTAGCCACTGATAATGACATtaacttttccaaaaaaaattcagTGATACAGCAGATCTGCATCATGTCTAACTCGTCTCCCCAAGGCAGTTTTAAATTTATGCCAGACCAGCAAGTTGGGCTGCCAGCTTACCTGGCTCCTGAGGAAGGATTCACACCTGCTGAACAAAACCAGAACCCAATAAATGCAGAACAACAATGGTGCAGCAACCAAAGAAGCAGGCCAAATCAGCACCAGGGTCAACTCCACCACCTCTGCAGACATCTAGAACATCCTAATGAGTGTGATCAGCACCACAGACAGCTCCCCAGGCACCTCCAAAATCTCATGGGTCAGCGGCATGACTATCAACAACAGAATGAGTCTTCCAGCAGTGAGGATGTCCAGAAGCCATCACAGCAGGGCACCAACAGCTATCGAAAGAATGAGCAGCATCCTCTAGAACATTCCAAGAATCCTCAACATGGTCCTAAACCTTGCATTATCTCCAGTCATATGGACAGCCCTCAAGGCATTCTTCGAAAGCATAGCCGGGCACTCAGCTGCAAGGACCTAGGAACTGATCGTTGTGACTCTCCAGACAGCGGGCGTCATCAGAACCGCAAGTCTAGCTTTTTGTCCAGGGTGTTGTCAGAAAGCCAGCTGGACACAGACTCAGACACCTCAGACTCGCGGAATGGTTCTGGCTCAGATGCCAAACACAGAGATGATAGCAGTCTTCCTAACACACCACCACTTCCTTCCGCAATGGGACGCAGAATGTCAATGGCAAGTAGACCCAAGCGACCTTCCTTCTATACCCTGCTAGTGTGA